Proteins from a genomic interval of Polaribacter sejongensis:
- a CDS encoding DUF5320 domain-containing protein: MPNFDNKGPEGLGPKTGMKLGECRKNKSDVNQSIENRPFRKGRRKKDNRRTIVKINDSL, encoded by the coding sequence ATGCCGAATTTTGATAATAAAGGACCTGAAGGTTTAGGACCAAAAACAGGAATGAAATTAGGGGAATGTAGAAAAAACAAATCTGATGTTAATCAATCTATAGAAAATAGGCCCTTTAGAAAAGGAAGACGTAAAAAAGACAATAGGAGAACAATAGTAAAAATAAATGATTCGTTATGA
- a CDS encoding T9SS type A sorting domain-containing protein yields MQITASTDVYFKNEYTNKSTGTHKSNGNLYLNNNFINNGTTTSASGTTYFKSITNPLVTISGTSKAINFNNLEIDITATNTKGVSVADGFALNIVNSLNLRSGDVRLTGEAQLIQTHVGADANTIGSGKVLIDQQGYASAYKFNYWSSPINNSGVFSLVSGKFDGTDASINPFNPQEMLFSSGSPYNGSPSVVDGSNNVNTALTINTRWIYKYLQSGGWVSLNNNSGLNPGEGYIMKGTNTLLVDQNYTYYGAPNNGEYIVPINSGEESLLGNPYPSALDADQFINDNILLFDTLYFWVDGGSTSHNKTTYLGGYAMRNLSGGTPPSIALSSPGGLGNSSSVAPPSQYVSVAQGFFVSGYANGSIVFNNSQRAFKTESSEDAHFYRADDTEVNTKENKAIGADNQYIRLGYQDPEGFHRQLLLAFLPDTSADIHYNFGYDAIIIDNRADDLFFVIDNDLNNTFAIQGVHNFNKALEFPLGLFISETGSHEIMIDEVDNFENTIYLKDNVLNTTHNLSDSNFQVNLPIGEYLDRYSLVFLPQESLSVSDDKLLSIGVFYDGNKHIVLNNTARVKIESIKIFNVLGQEVLGRNKNLNNKDKLQIPFNQSKGIYIANIKTSNGKLTKKILNY; encoded by the coding sequence TTGCAGATTACAGCATCTACAGATGTGTATTTTAAAAACGAATACACGAATAAAAGTACTGGAACCCACAAAAGCAACGGAAACCTTTATTTAAACAATAATTTTATAAATAACGGAACCACGACATCCGCATCAGGAACCACGTATTTTAAAAGCATCACAAACCCATTAGTAACTATTTCGGGTACTTCAAAAGCTATTAATTTTAATAATCTAGAAATAGATATAACAGCGACAAATACAAAAGGAGTATCTGTAGCAGATGGTTTTGCTTTAAATATAGTGAACTCCTTAAATTTAAGGAGTGGAGATGTTCGGTTAACTGGTGAAGCCCAACTTATTCAAACACATGTAGGTGCAGACGCAAATACAATAGGCTCTGGTAAGGTTTTAATAGACCAACAAGGATACGCCTCGGCTTATAAGTTTAATTACTGGTCGTCACCAATAAATAATAGTGGTGTATTTTCTTTAGTAAGTGGCAAGTTTGATGGTACAGATGCTAGTATTAATCCATTTAATCCGCAGGAAATGTTATTTAGCTCTGGTTCACCATACAATGGCTCACCATCGGTAGTCGATGGTAGCAATAACGTCAACACTGCATTGACCATAAACACCAGATGGATTTATAAATACTTACAAAGCGGTGGCTGGGTTTCTTTAAATAATAATAGTGGTTTAAATCCTGGTGAAGGCTATATTATGAAAGGAACAAATACGCTTTTGGTAGATCAAAATTACACCTATTATGGCGCACCAAATAATGGCGAGTATATAGTGCCAATAAATTCTGGAGAAGAATCTTTGTTAGGCAACCCATATCCTTCTGCTTTAGATGCAGATCAATTTATTAATGATAACATATTGCTTTTTGATACGCTTTATTTTTGGGTAGATGGAGGTTCAACCTCACATAATAAAACAACTTATTTAGGTGGTTATGCTATGCGTAATTTATCTGGAGGCACACCTCCATCGATTGCATTATCGTCCCCAGGAGGTTTAGGTAATTCCTCTAGTGTAGCACCACCTTCACAATATGTATCAGTAGCTCAAGGTTTTTTTGTTTCTGGCTATGCAAACGGGTCTATTGTTTTTAATAATTCGCAAAGGGCATTTAAAACAGAATCTTCAGAAGATGCCCATTTTTATAGAGCTGATGACACAGAAGTAAATACAAAAGAAAATAAAGCGATTGGTGCTGATAATCAATACATCAGATTAGGCTATCAAGATCCCGAAGGATTTCATAGACAATTACTTTTGGCTTTTTTACCAGATACTAGTGCAGATATTCACTATAATTTTGGCTATGATGCCATAATAATTGACAACAGAGCAGACGATCTATTTTTTGTAATTGACAACGACTTAAATAATACGTTCGCTATTCAAGGTGTTCATAATTTTAATAAAGCATTAGAGTTTCCTTTAGGATTATTTATTTCGGAAACTGGTTCTCATGAAATTATGATTGATGAAGTAGATAATTTTGAAAACACCATTTATTTAAAAGACAATGTTTTAAACACTACACATAATTTAAGCGATTCCAACTTTCAAGTGAATTTACCAATAGGAGAGTATTTAGATAGGTACTCTTTAGTTTTTTTACCCCAAGAATCTTTATCGGTTTCCGATGATAAACTCTTGAGTATAGGTGTTTTTTATGATGGTAATAAACACATTGTACTGAATAATACCGCTAGAGTTAAAATAGAAAGCATAAAAATATTCAACGTTCTAGGGCAAGAAGTTTTAGGCAGAAATAAAAATCTAAACAATAAAGATAAGCTGCAAATACCGTTTAACCAAAGCAAAGGAATTTATATAGCAAATATAAAAACGAGTAACGGCAAATTAACTAAAAAAATATTAAATTATTAA
- a CDS encoding L-threonylcarbamoyladenylate synthase, translating to MSIISKDIQKAIQLLTNEELVAIPTETVYGLAGNIFSEKAIKSIFSTKKRPFFNPLIVHIPSVDALEGIVTHIPEKAKLLAAAFWPGSMTLVLKKDKNIPDIITAGKDTVAVRVPNHPITLELLRQLPFPLAAPSANPFGSISPTKPAHVERYFKDDIKMVLDGGACTNGIESTIIGFIDDEPIIYRLGALALEDIEAVVGEIIIKNKEEISPDAPGMLARHYAPATRTFLVDDIANEVKKHVGKKIGVLPFKNSLNDALLTEIILSEKGSLHEAASKLYDSLHELDHLKLDVIIAERFPELGLGKSINDRLQRATFSL from the coding sequence ATGAGCATCATTTCTAAAGACATACAAAAAGCGATACAATTATTAACCAACGAAGAGCTGGTAGCCATACCTACGGAAACAGTTTATGGTTTAGCAGGAAATATTTTTAGCGAAAAGGCAATAAAAAGCATTTTTTCAACAAAAAAGCGTCCGTTTTTCAATCCATTAATTGTACACATTCCTTCTGTTGATGCTTTAGAGGGAATTGTAACGCACATTCCTGAAAAAGCAAAGTTATTAGCAGCTGCTTTTTGGCCAGGATCTATGACTTTGGTCTTAAAAAAAGACAAAAATATTCCTGATATTATTACTGCAGGTAAAGATACAGTTGCCGTTCGTGTACCTAATCATCCGATAACTTTAGAATTATTAAGACAACTGCCGTTTCCTTTAGCAGCACCAAGTGCGAATCCTTTTGGAAGCATAAGCCCTACAAAACCAGCACATGTAGAACGTTATTTTAAAGACGATATAAAAATGGTGCTAGATGGCGGAGCTTGTACAAACGGAATTGAATCTACCATTATTGGTTTTATAGACGATGAACCTATTATTTATAGATTAGGTGCTTTGGCTTTAGAAGATATTGAAGCAGTTGTTGGTGAAATTATCATTAAAAATAAAGAAGAAATAAGTCCGGATGCTCCAGGAATGTTGGCAAGACATTATGCACCTGCTACTCGTACTTTTTTGGTCGATGATATTGCGAATGAAGTTAAAAAGCATGTAGGTAAAAAAATTGGAGTGTTACCTTTTAAAAATTCATTAAACGATGCTTTACTAACAGAAATTATTTTATCAGAAAAAGGATCTTTGCATGAAGCTGCTTCTAAATTATATGATTCTTTACACGAATTAGATCATCTAAAATTAGATGTAATTATTGCAGAAAGATTCCCTGAATTGGGTTTAGGAAAATCTATTAACGACCGATTGCAACGTGCAACTTTTAGCCTTTAA
- a CDS encoding YqaA family protein yields the protein MAKKTKQKTKTHRAKLMHSYFHRTGFYMFIWESLKKAFWPIVIVVACLFLFNEYVYNINDGLHHFTETVSRLTVLIFFFVSETLLGLVPPEIFIAWSKKTPDPILNLAILATLSYCGGLVSYFIGKTALRIKSVKEYLEVKMAKNLKNTRKWGGILILVGALFPLPFSIACIAAGMIKYPFNKVIFFGLFRFIRFAIYAWAIFQVVD from the coding sequence ATGGCAAAAAAAACAAAACAAAAAACAAAAACGCATAGAGCTAAACTGATGCACTCCTATTTCCATAGAACAGGGTTCTATATGTTTATATGGGAGAGTTTAAAGAAAGCTTTCTGGCCAATTGTAATTGTTGTTGCATGTTTATTTCTTTTTAACGAATATGTATACAACATCAATGATGGATTACATCATTTTACAGAAACGGTTTCTAGACTTACAGTTTTAATATTCTTCTTTGTTTCTGAAACCTTGTTAGGCTTAGTGCCTCCAGAAATATTTATTGCGTGGTCTAAAAAAACACCTGATCCAATATTAAACTTAGCAATTTTAGCTACTTTATCATATTGTGGTGGTTTAGTTTCTTACTTTATAGGTAAAACTGCATTAAGAATTAAATCTGTTAAAGAATATTTAGAAGTAAAAATGGCTAAGAATTTAAAAAACACTCGCAAATGGGGTGGTATTTTAATTCTTGTAGGTGCTTTATTTCCATTACCCTTTTCTATTGCTTGTATTGCTGCAGGAATGATAAAATATCCATTTAATAAAGTTATCTTTTTTGGTTTATTTCGTTTTATTAGATTTGCAATATATGCTTGGGCAATTTTTCAGGTTGTAGATTAA
- a CDS encoding DUF1456 family protein, which yields MGLTNNDILKKLRVAHKLRDTDIVEICALVDFKVSKAELGALFRSEEHPKYVECQDQILRNFLNGLVVHLRGPMPKKGEKK from the coding sequence ATGGGATTAACAAATAATGACATTTTAAAAAAACTACGTGTAGCTCATAAATTACGAGATACAGATATTGTAGAAATTTGTGCTTTGGTAGATTTTAAAGTAAGTAAAGCAGAATTAGGTGCCTTGTTTAGAAGTGAAGAACACCCAAAATATGTTGAATGTCAAGATCAAATATTACGTAATTTCTTAAACGGATTGGTTGTTCATTTACGTGGACCAATGCCTAAAAAAGGTGAGAAGAAATAA
- the aat gene encoding leucyl/phenylalanyl-tRNA--protein transferase has protein sequence MIWLTDKIEFPPYEYTTNDGIIALGGDLSDERLICAYKNGIFPWFSEGEPIVWYCPLERMVLFPGEIKVSKSMRKIINKGEFTITENKAFREVIYHCKNIERSDGFGTWITDDMEQAYINLHHKGIAKSIEVWQDNQLVGGLYGLEINNIFCGESMFSKVSNVSKLAFIHLAKKKEYTLIDCQMYNDHLASLGAREIERNAFLEILKA, from the coding sequence ATGATTTGGCTTACAGATAAAATTGAATTTCCACCTTATGAATATACCACAAATGATGGAATTATCGCTTTAGGTGGAGATTTATCTGATGAACGGTTAATTTGTGCCTACAAAAATGGAATTTTTCCTTGGTTTTCAGAAGGAGAACCTATTGTTTGGTATTGTCCGTTGGAAAGGATGGTGTTGTTTCCTGGTGAAATTAAAGTGTCTAAATCGATGCGAAAAATCATTAATAAAGGTGAGTTTACTATCACAGAAAATAAAGCGTTTAGAGAAGTAATCTACCACTGTAAAAATATAGAGAGGAGTGATGGTTTTGGTACTTGGATTACTGATGATATGGAGCAGGCTTACATTAATTTACATCATAAAGGCATTGCTAAATCTATAGAAGTTTGGCAAGACAATCAATTAGTGGGTGGTTTGTACGGTTTAGAGATTAACAATATTTTCTGTGGAGAAAGTATGTTTAGTAAAGTTTCTAATGTTTCTAAATTGGCATTTATTCATCTCGCTAAAAAGAAAGAATACACTTTAATAGATTGCCAAATGTATAATGATCATCTAGCGAGTTTGGGAGCAAGAGAAATTGAAAGAAATGCATTTTTAGAGATATTAAAGGCTTAA
- a CDS encoding RluA family pseudouridine synthase — protein sequence MTYFQKFKANISDIELPEKFTFPFYYQPHQLATIATSELQEYLENQTDFEHNFGLTEEENELPIGKMFGVLVVKNQQNEIGYLAAFSGKLADKSLPIKFVPPVFNMRTEGSFYIKGEKEIDQINAELSLLKKDKNYLKLKKTFFKLSKEIEEDLTQERKKLKLQKKDRKSRKTNGQATLNEVDFNNLNKELVQESFNDQFYYKELVEYYEDKIAKKRSELTLFEDKIAALKKDRREKSNYLQQTLFSKYAFLNQEKELRSLLDIFNNPAIKPPAGSGECSAPKLLQHAFLNDYTPICMAEFWWGISPNSAIRKHKNFYPACQGRCKPILAHMLEGIKMDENLLLENLAEKQTLEIIYEDDVLLVVNKPTEFLSVPGKDISDSVYTRIKEKYPDATGPLIVHRLDMSTSGILLLTKTKEANKVLQSQFINRTVKKRYVALLDGNLTEESGKIKLPLRVDLDDRPKQLVDFVHGKNAETDWKIIKRENGKTKVHFYPITGRTHQLRVHAAHINGLNTPIVGDDLYGNKENRLHLHAEFIEFSHPTTHKRMSFTVAPDF from the coding sequence TTGACTTATTTCCAAAAATTTAAAGCAAATATTTCTGACATTGAACTTCCAGAAAAGTTTACGTTTCCGTTTTATTACCAACCTCATCAGTTAGCAACTATTGCTACCAGTGAATTACAAGAGTATTTAGAAAATCAGACAGATTTTGAACATAATTTTGGACTTACAGAAGAGGAAAACGAATTGCCAATTGGTAAAATGTTTGGGGTGTTGGTGGTTAAAAACCAACAAAATGAAATTGGTTATTTGGCTGCCTTTTCAGGAAAATTAGCAGATAAAAGTTTGCCTATAAAATTTGTTCCGCCTGTTTTTAACATGAGAACAGAAGGAAGTTTCTATATTAAAGGTGAAAAAGAAATAGACCAAATAAATGCGGAATTATCTCTTTTAAAAAAGGATAAAAATTATTTAAAACTAAAGAAAACCTTTTTTAAATTATCGAAAGAAATTGAAGAAGACTTAACACAGGAAAGGAAAAAATTAAAACTTCAGAAAAAGGATAGAAAATCTAGAAAAACAAACGGACAAGCAACTTTAAATGAAGTTGATTTTAACAACCTCAACAAAGAATTAGTCCAAGAAAGTTTTAACGACCAATTTTATTACAAAGAACTAGTAGAATACTACGAAGATAAAATTGCAAAAAAAAGAAGTGAATTAACTCTTTTTGAAGACAAAATTGCAGCCTTAAAAAAGGATAGAAGAGAAAAGTCTAATTATTTACAACAAACGCTTTTTAGTAAATATGCTTTTTTAAATCAAGAAAAAGAGCTGCGTAGTTTATTAGATATTTTTAACAATCCAGCAATAAAACCACCTGCTGGTTCTGGTGAATGTTCTGCTCCTAAATTATTACAACACGCTTTTTTAAACGACTATACCCCTATTTGTATGGCAGAATTTTGGTGGGGAATTTCGCCAAACTCAGCAATTAGAAAGCACAAAAACTTTTATCCTGCCTGCCAAGGCAGATGTAAACCTATTTTAGCACACATGTTAGAAGGTATTAAAATGGATGAAAATTTATTGTTGGAAAATTTAGCAGAAAAACAAACATTAGAAATCATTTATGAAGATGATGTTTTATTGGTTGTAAATAAACCTACCGAGTTTTTATCTGTACCCGGAAAAGATATTTCTGATTCAGTATATACTCGAATTAAAGAAAAATATCCAGATGCAACAGGACCATTAATTGTACATCGTTTAGACATGTCTACTTCTGGAATTTTATTATTAACCAAAACAAAAGAAGCCAATAAAGTTTTACAAAGTCAGTTTATAAATAGAACCGTAAAAAAGCGTTACGTTGCTTTATTAGACGGAAACTTAACCGAAGAAAGTGGGAAAATAAAACTTCCTTTACGTGTAGATTTAGATGACAGACCCAAGCAATTAGTAGATTTTGTTCATGGGAAAAATGCTGAAACAGATTGGAAAATCATCAAAAGGGAAAATGGAAAGACAAAAGTCCATTTTTACCCAATTACAGGACGAACACATCAATTAAGAGTTCATGCTGCGCATATAAACGGATTAAATACCCCAATTGTTGGTGATGATTTGTATGGAAACAAAGAAAACAGGTTGCATTTACACGCAGAGTTTATAGAATTTTCGCACCCAACAACTCACAAGAGAATGAGCTTTACAGTGGCACCAGATTTTTAG
- the hemG gene encoding menaquinone-dependent protoporphyrinogen IX dehydrogenase, with amino-acid sequence MERKIGIIYSSIDGQTKKICEELSAHFKKDQIKSVLFSIENFNGNLPEFDTLIIGASIRYGKHNKQVYDFILKNKAQLKEVKTAFFSVNLVARKEDKNTPSTNPYLIKFIKEINWTPDLLEVFAGKLDYKSYSLIDRIMIKLIMRLTDGPTKSKEPIEFTNWKKVNDFGIKISQGYKNITNLTI; translated from the coding sequence ATGGAAAGAAAAATCGGAATTATTTACTCTTCTATAGACGGACAAACAAAAAAAATTTGTGAAGAACTAAGTGCTCATTTCAAGAAAGATCAAATAAAATCAGTACTATTTTCAATTGAGAATTTTAATGGTAATTTACCTGAATTTGACACTTTAATAATTGGAGCAAGCATTAGATACGGAAAACACAACAAACAAGTTTATGACTTTATCTTAAAAAACAAAGCGCAGCTTAAAGAGGTAAAAACGGCTTTTTTCTCCGTTAATTTGGTTGCAAGAAAAGAAGATAAAAATACTCCTTCTACAAATCCTTATCTCATTAAATTTATAAAAGAGATAAACTGGACTCCTGATTTATTAGAAGTGTTTGCCGGAAAATTAGATTATAAATCATATTCATTAATTGACAGGATTATGATTAAATTAATTATGAGATTAACTGATGGGCCTACAAAATCTAAAGAACCAATAGAATTTACAAACTGGAAAAAAGTAAACGATTTTGGTATTAAAATAAGTCAGGGTTATAAAAATATTACCAACTTAACTATTTAA
- a CDS encoding DUF3127 domain-containing protein codes for MEVIGKVKLIGDVQTFGSNGFQKRELVVTTDDQYPQMINIEFQQDKTDLLNNYKVGQDVKVSINLRGREWINPQGEAKYFNSIVGWRIENLSQAAAGGGNLPPVDQFQPASKVTDEEPDDLPF; via the coding sequence ATGGAAGTTATTGGTAAAGTAAAATTAATTGGAGACGTTCAAACATTTGGATCAAACGGATTTCAAAAAAGAGAATTAGTGGTTACAACAGATGATCAATATCCGCAAATGATTAATATCGAGTTTCAACAAGATAAAACTGATTTATTAAACAATTATAAAGTTGGGCAAGATGTAAAAGTATCTATCAACTTAAGAGGTAGAGAGTGGATTAACCCACAAGGTGAAGCTAAATATTTTAACTCTATAGTTGGGTGGAGAATAGAGAATTTATCTCAAGCAGCTGCAGGTGGTGGTAATTTACCTCCAGTAGATCAATTTCAGCCAGCATCTAAAGTTACAGATGAGGAGCCAGACGATTTACCGTTTTAA
- a CDS encoding DUF134 domain-containing protein, which produces MPRPHKKRKVNHPPKMLGFKPFGIRFCDTEHVDMQYEEYEAVKLVIYDNLSQDAAAEKMEVSRPTLTRIYNSALKKIAQGFVEGKSIVIKGGNFEFEKDWYKCKTCFKLIDGVTNPTTCGDCPTNDKDELVNLNE; this is translated from the coding sequence ATGCCTAGACCTCATAAGAAAAGAAAAGTAAATCATCCACCAAAAATGCTGGGTTTTAAACCGTTTGGAATTCGGTTTTGTGATACGGAGCATGTCGATATGCAGTATGAAGAATATGAGGCGGTAAAATTGGTTATTTATGATAATCTTTCTCAAGATGCTGCGGCGGAAAAAATGGAGGTTTCTAGACCTACGCTTACTAGAATTTATAATAGTGCCTTAAAAAAAATTGCACAAGGTTTTGTGGAGGGGAAATCGATTGTTATTAAAGGAGGGAACTTCGAATTTGAAAAAGATTGGTACAAATGCAAAACGTGTTTTAAATTAATTGACGGTGTTACAAATCCTACAACATGTGGTGATTGCCCTACCAATGATAAAGATGAGTTAGTGAATCTAAATGAATAG
- a CDS encoding NifB/NifX family molybdenum-iron cluster-binding protein, with protein sequence MKKIAIPITKDNKVADHFGRCKYYEIYTFSNTNEILDLKLLESDGKCGCKSNIVSVLVKECVTFMLAGNIGDSAMSKLVVAGIGVVRGCSGKSADVILEFVEGKITDTDVSCASHDHKHKKGHAHACHH encoded by the coding sequence ATGAAAAAAATAGCAATACCAATAACAAAAGACAACAAGGTTGCAGACCATTTTGGAAGATGTAAGTATTATGAAATCTATACTTTTTCTAATACAAATGAAATTTTAGACTTAAAATTGTTAGAGTCGGATGGTAAGTGTGGTTGTAAATCTAATATTGTTAGTGTTTTAGTAAAGGAGTGTGTAACATTTATGTTGGCAGGTAATATTGGTGATAGTGCAATGAGTAAATTAGTGGTTGCTGGTATTGGTGTAGTACGCGGTTGTTCTGGTAAATCTGCAGACGTAATTTTAGAATTTGTTGAAGGAAAAATTACTGATACTGATGTTAGTTGTGCAAGTCATGATCACAAACATAAAAAAGGACATGCACACGCATGTCATCATTAG
- a CDS encoding acyl-CoA thioesterase: MITDLFQLRPRYGEVDKMGYVYHANYVIYCHQARNELLRKLDLDEVKLEENQIMLPVISFDIKYRKPAHFDELITIKTIIKEMPKVRFSFEFEITNEQNELLSKAKLDVVFVDIQSRLPKRIPSFIEKKLATYF, encoded by the coding sequence ATGATAACTGATCTTTTTCAATTAAGACCTCGTTATGGGGAAGTCGATAAAATGGGCTATGTATACCATGCCAATTATGTAATTTATTGTCATCAAGCACGCAATGAATTATTGCGAAAATTGGATTTAGATGAAGTTAAGTTAGAGGAAAATCAAATAATGTTACCTGTAATTTCTTTTGATATAAAATACAGAAAACCAGCTCACTTTGATGAGTTGATTACCATAAAAACAATTATCAAAGAAATGCCAAAGGTTCGTTTCAGTTTTGAATTTGAAATAACAAATGAACAAAATGAGTTGCTAAGTAAAGCTAAATTAGATGTTGTTTTTGTAGATATTCAGTCTCGTTTGCCTAAAAGAATTCCAAGTTTTATTGAAAAGAAATTAGCTACTTATTTTTAA